One stretch of Lysobacter sp. KIS68-7 DNA includes these proteins:
- a CDS encoding C40 family peptidase, whose product MSVCALLTACGGGEAVRSNAPPKSVAMPRTWPVVPPEDPEHANAVLMRAIGLVGTPYRYGGNTPEGGFDCSGLVNYVFRDMANVKLPRTARDLAASQGPRIAPERLAAADLVFFASGGAVTHVGIYVGEGRFVHAPSTGGTVRLDHLDGPYWRDHYSGARRVLH is encoded by the coding sequence CTGTCGGTGTGTGCGCTGCTCACGGCATGCGGTGGTGGCGAAGCCGTGCGTTCGAACGCGCCCCCGAAGTCGGTGGCGATGCCGCGCACCTGGCCGGTGGTGCCGCCGGAAGATCCCGAACACGCGAACGCGGTGCTGATGCGCGCCATCGGCCTGGTCGGCACGCCCTACCGTTACGGCGGCAATACGCCGGAGGGCGGCTTCGACTGCAGCGGCCTGGTCAACTATGTCTTCCGCGACATGGCCAACGTGAAGTTGCCGCGCACCGCGCGCGACCTGGCGGCCTCGCAGGGTCCGCGCATCGCGCCCGAACGCCTTGCGGCCGCCGACCTGGTGTTCTTCGCCAGCGGCGGCGCGGTCACGCACGTGGGCATCTATGTCGGCGAAGGCCGCTTCGTGCATGCGCCGAGCACCGGCGGCACGGTGCGCCTGGACCACCTCGATGGCCCGTACTGGCGGGACCACTACAGCGGCGCCCGACGGGTCCTGCACTGA
- a CDS encoding peptidylprolyl isomerase yields the protein MKIEKDRVVRFHYTVNERNAHEAGETPIESSKDREPLAILFGHGNIIPGLEKAMEGKEAGDSFAADVAAADAYGEVREGLSQRIPKKHFGEQRLAPGMQVVLNTNFGPRAVTIQKVGMSVVDVDLNHPMAGKDLHFDVDIVDVREASEEELQHGHVHGEGGHEH from the coding sequence ATGAAGATCGAAAAAGACCGCGTCGTCCGTTTCCATTACACCGTCAACGAACGCAATGCCCACGAGGCCGGCGAAACGCCGATCGAATCGTCGAAGGACCGCGAGCCGCTCGCCATCCTGTTCGGCCACGGCAACATCATCCCGGGCCTGGAGAAGGCGATGGAAGGCAAGGAAGCGGGCGATTCGTTCGCCGCCGACGTCGCCGCCGCCGATGCCTACGGCGAAGTGCGCGAAGGCCTGAGCCAGCGCATCCCCAAGAAGCACTTCGGCGAACAGCGCCTGGCGCCGGGCATGCAGGTCGTGCTCAACACCAACTTCGGTCCTCGCGCGGTGACGATCCAGAAGGTCGGCATGAGCGTGGTCGATGTCGACCTCAACCATCCGATGGCCGGCAAGGACCTGCACTTCGACGTCGACATCGTCGACGTGCGCGAGGCGAGCGAAGAAGAACTCCAGCACGGCCACGTGCATGGCGAAGGCGGCCACGAGCACTGA